The Eubacteriaceae bacterium Marseille-Q4139 genome has a window encoding:
- a CDS encoding aminotransferase class V-fold PLP-dependent enzyme: MLSFECDYSRGAHERILSRLAETSQTNFPGYGSDSLCESAKEKIRAACGCPEAEVFFLVGGTQTNAIVISSVLRPYEGVVAAKTGHVSVHEAGAIECTGHKVLELPEHDGKIDAGELKQYIEDFYHDGNYEHMVFPGMVYISHPTEYGTLYSKKELSDISAVCREYKLPLYLDGARLGYGLMSRETDVTLADVAELCDVFYIGGTKVGALFGEAVVFTKKNMPKHFMTMVKQRGGLLAKGWLLGLQFDELFTDSLYFNISRHAIDMAELLKQGLHEKGCRFFLESPTNQQFVILENGEMERLKEKVSFSFWEKYDETHTVVRFATSWATSEEDVKSLMGLLG, translated from the coding sequence ATGCTGTCATTTGAATGTGATTATTCCAGGGGCGCCCATGAGCGGATCCTTTCCAGGCTGGCCGAGACCAGCCAGACGAATTTCCCGGGATACGGGAGCGATTCTTTATGTGAAAGCGCAAAGGAAAAAATCCGCGCGGCCTGCGGGTGCCCGGAGGCAGAGGTATTTTTCCTGGTGGGCGGCACCCAGACGAATGCCATTGTGATTTCTTCAGTTTTAAGACCCTATGAAGGCGTTGTGGCGGCAAAGACAGGCCATGTGAGCGTCCATGAGGCAGGTGCCATCGAATGTACCGGCCATAAGGTGCTGGAGCTTCCCGAGCATGACGGGAAAATCGACGCGGGAGAGCTCAAACAGTACATCGAGGACTTTTACCACGACGGGAACTATGAGCACATGGTATTCCCCGGCATGGTGTACATTTCCCATCCGACGGAGTACGGCACGCTGTACAGCAAAAAGGAGCTTTCCGACATTTCGGCTGTCTGCCGGGAGTACAAGCTCCCGCTTTATCTGGACGGCGCGCGTTTAGGCTATGGGCTTATGAGCCGTGAGACGGACGTGACCCTCGCTGATGTGGCAGAGCTCTGCGACGTTTTTTACATCGGCGGGACGAAGGTGGGCGCCCTTTTCGGCGAAGCCGTCGTGTTCACGAAGAAAAACATGCCGAAGCACTTCATGACCATGGTGAAGCAGCGGGGCGGCCTGCTTGCGAAGGGCTGGCTTTTGGGGCTCCAGTTCGACGAGCTGTTCACCGACAGTCTCTACTTTAACATCAGCCGCCACGCCATCGACATGGCAGAGCTTTTAAAGCAGGGCCTTCATGAAAAAGGCTGCCGGTTCTTCCTGGAATCCCCGACGAACCAGCAGTTTGTGATCCTGGAAAACGGAGAGATGGAAAGACTGAAAGAAAAGGTGTCCTTCAGCTTCTGGGAGAAGTACGATGAGACCCACACGGTAGTGCGGTTTGCCACCAGCTGGGCCACGAGCGAAGAAGACGTGAAGAGCCTGATGGGGCTTTTGGGATAG
- a CDS encoding DUF1016 family protein — protein sequence MRSGNLLEGKSAAMAADFKLEYFLGVSFSHHMEILSKTSDFAERLFYIREAALGHWSKYMLRARLKENLYHHKGTMPSNFSLAMSEDKQYLKAMQMFKDEYFLDFINTEELDLSDPQDMDERVLEHEIINHIRDFIQCLGSGFCFVGSQHRIVVDGEEFFADLLFFQRDLKALVVVELKKGKFKPAYLGQLNFYLSALDEQERRNGENPSIGILLCREANRNVVELAIRDYTKPMGVATYRTADELPGTYKVLAPIIEEVPKLLDAAIINENETNM from the coding sequence ATGCGCAGCGGAAATTTATTAGAAGGTAAATCGGCAGCCATGGCTGCCGATTTTAAACTGGAGTATTTCTTAGGTGTGAGCTTTTCACACCACATGGAAATCTTGAGCAAAACTTCCGATTTTGCAGAGCGCCTTTTTTACATTCGTGAGGCTGCACTTGGCCACTGGAGCAAGTATATGCTTCGAGCCAGACTGAAAGAAAATTTGTACCACCATAAAGGTACAATGCCCTCTAACTTCTCCCTGGCAATGTCGGAAGATAAGCAATATCTGAAAGCAATGCAGATGTTCAAAGATGAATACTTTTTGGATTTTATCAATACGGAGGAGCTAGACCTATCTGACCCACAGGATATGGACGAGCGGGTACTTGAACATGAGATTATCAATCATATCCGTGATTTTATTCAATGTCTCGGTTCCGGGTTCTGCTTTGTGGGCAGCCAGCACCGCATTGTAGTTGATGGAGAAGAATTTTTTGCTGATCTGCTTTTCTTCCAGCGTGACTTAAAGGCATTAGTGGTGGTCGAATTAAAAAAAGGTAAATTCAAGCCTGCTTATCTGGGACAACTAAACTTTTATCTATCCGCATTAGATGAGCAAGAACGTAGAAACGGTGAGAATCCCTCGATTGGCATTTTGCTCTGCCGGGAAGCCAATAGAAATGTGGTAGAATTGGCGATAAGAGATTATACAAAACCGATGGGTGTTGCAACCTATCGTACGGCAGACGAACTGCCGGGAACCTATAAAGTTCTTGCTCCAATCATTGAAGAAGTGCCAAAATTACTGGATGCAGCTATCATAAACGAAAATGAAACGAATATGTGA
- a CDS encoding tyrosine recombinase XerD, translating into MKEEIKSFIDYLEREKHASSNTQVSYCRDLMQMAAFFEEMGITEPAKVTKTALTSYMLHLEREGRAATTVSRMLASVKAFFHYEIRSGRVKRDPAELLHAPRIEKKPPVILTVEEVNRLLSQPDGTAPKEIRDKAMLELLYATGIRVSELINLRMEDVNLAVGFITCRDGQKERMVPFGRVAKDAILKYLDCGRPELLKGGESELLFTNCSGGAMSRQGFWKLIKSYGRKAGIEEDITPHTLRHSFAAHLLSNGADVRAVQTMMGHADLATTQMYMSYTGINSVRDAYRTAHPRK; encoded by the coding sequence ATGAAAGAGGAAATAAAAAGCTTTATTGACTATCTGGAACGGGAAAAGCATGCGTCTTCCAACACGCAGGTTTCCTATTGCCGCGACCTGATGCAGATGGCGGCCTTTTTTGAGGAGATGGGGATCACGGAGCCGGCAAAAGTGACGAAGACGGCGCTGACCTCCTATATGCTGCATCTGGAACGCGAGGGACGGGCCGCGACGACCGTGTCCAGGATGTTAGCGTCTGTGAAGGCCTTTTTCCACTATGAGATCCGGAGCGGCAGGGTGAAGCGGGATCCGGCGGAGCTTCTTCATGCGCCGCGGATTGAGAAAAAGCCGCCGGTGATTCTGACCGTGGAAGAGGTGAACCGGCTCCTTTCGCAGCCGGACGGGACGGCGCCGAAGGAAATCCGGGACAAGGCCATGCTGGAGCTTCTCTATGCCACGGGAATCCGGGTTTCGGAGTTGATAAACCTGCGGATGGAAGACGTGAACCTGGCCGTGGGTTTCATTACGTGCCGTGACGGGCAGAAGGAACGGATGGTGCCCTTCGGCCGCGTGGCAAAGGATGCGATTCTTAAATATCTGGACTGCGGGCGGCCGGAGCTTTTAAAGGGCGGGGAGTCCGAGCTTCTCTTCACCAACTGCAGCGGCGGAGCCATGAGCCGCCAGGGGTTCTGGAAACTTATTAAGTCCTATGGCCGCAAGGCCGGGATCGAGGAGGACATCACGCCCCACACGCTGCGCCACTCCTTTGCGGCGCATCTTTTAAGCAACGGGGCCGATGTGCGGGCCGTGCAGACCATGATGGGCCATGCCGATTTGGCAACCACCCAGATGTACATGTCCTACACGGGAATAAATTCCGTGCGGGACGCGTACCGAACCGCGCATCCGAGGAAGTAG
- a CDS encoding FAD-dependent oxidoreductase encodes MSRLEIISPNRARIVMEGLYKDLERRIESSPPGLCPVDMARAFLELCHAQTCGKCVPCRIGLGQLNQLIRDVLGGKATMETLDLMEKTALSIMESADCAIGYEAANMVYKGLIGYRDDYVGHIKNGRCTCTYNQPVPCVTLCPAHVDIPGYVALVGEGRYADAIRLIRKDNPFPTTCGFICEHPCEARCRRNMVDAPINIRGIKRFAADYAGVVEPPKCMPSTGKRIAVVGGGPGGLSAAYYLQLMGHQTTVFEMLPKLGGMLRYGIPNYRLPKDRLEDDINSILKTGVKVKFGVKVGRDVTIQKLRSEYDAVLITIGASADRRLGLPGEDAEGVLSAVEFLRNVGMDEMMDMTGKEVVVIGGGNVSMDVVRTAKRFGAKKVSILYRRRRNDMTALPTEIEGAIAEGVEILTLKAPASLDVDEDGKIRGVYAAPQIISAIKDGRASVKNSGEPDVYIPCDLLIRAIGQAIEYTHFEEAGVPVSRGKIITQSSGAFENMPGVFAGGDCASGPASVIQAIAAAKVVAANIDEYLGYRHEITCDVEIPEPNLEDRLPCGRVNMTEREACERIHDFEGVENCMTEKEAHQEASRCLRCDHFGYGIFKGGREKLW; translated from the coding sequence ATGAGCAGATTGGAAATCATTTCTCCGAATCGAGCGCGGATTGTCATGGAAGGGCTTTACAAAGATCTGGAGCGGAGGATCGAATCAAGCCCGCCCGGACTCTGTCCCGTGGACATGGCCCGCGCTTTTTTGGAGCTCTGCCACGCCCAGACCTGCGGGAAATGCGTGCCCTGCCGGATCGGCCTTGGGCAGCTAAACCAGCTGATCCGCGACGTTTTGGGCGGGAAAGCCACAATGGAAACCCTGGATCTGATGGAAAAAACTGCCCTTTCCATCATGGAGTCCGCAGACTGTGCCATTGGCTACGAAGCAGCCAATATGGTGTACAAGGGACTGATCGGTTACCGGGACGACTATGTGGGGCACATTAAGAACGGACGCTGTACATGTACATACAACCAGCCGGTGCCCTGCGTGACGCTCTGTCCGGCTCACGTGGACATTCCCGGCTATGTGGCGCTTGTGGGCGAAGGGCGGTACGCGGACGCCATCCGGCTGATCCGTAAGGATAATCCGTTCCCGACCACCTGCGGCTTCATCTGTGAGCATCCCTGCGAGGCCAGGTGCCGCCGGAACATGGTGGACGCGCCCATCAACATCCGCGGCATCAAGCGGTTTGCTGCCGATTATGCCGGCGTTGTGGAACCGCCGAAATGCATGCCGTCCACAGGCAAGCGCATCGCCGTCGTGGGAGGCGGCCCGGGCGGATTAAGCGCGGCTTACTACCTTCAGCTCATGGGACATCAGACGACCGTATTTGAGATGCTTCCGAAGCTCGGCGGCATGTTAAGGTACGGCATTCCCAATTACCGCCTGCCGAAAGACCGGCTGGAGGACGATATCAACAGCATTTTAAAGACCGGCGTAAAAGTGAAGTTCGGCGTCAAGGTGGGCCGCGACGTGACGATCCAGAAGCTGCGCTCGGAATATGACGCTGTCTTAATCACCATCGGCGCCAGCGCAGACAGGCGTCTCGGGCTGCCAGGCGAGGATGCCGAGGGCGTGCTTTCGGCTGTGGAATTCCTGCGGAATGTGGGCATGGACGAGATGATGGATATGACCGGCAAAGAGGTCGTCGTCATTGGCGGCGGCAACGTCTCCATGGACGTGGTTCGGACGGCCAAGCGGTTCGGTGCGAAGAAGGTGAGCATCCTGTACCGCCGCCGCAGAAACGACATGACGGCCCTGCCGACGGAAATTGAGGGGGCCATCGCCGAGGGCGTTGAAATCCTGACCTTGAAGGCGCCAGCGTCTCTTGACGTGGATGAGGACGGAAAAATCCGCGGCGTTTACGCGGCGCCCCAGATCATCAGTGCTATCAAGGACGGCCGCGCCAGCGTGAAGAATTCCGGCGAGCCGGATGTTTATATTCCCTGCGATCTTTTGATCCGTGCCATCGGCCAGGCCATTGAGTACACCCATTTTGAGGAAGCCGGAGTCCCGGTTTCCCGCGGAAAGATCATCACCCAGAGCAGCGGTGCCTTTGAGAATATGCCGGGCGTCTTCGCCGGCGGTGACTGTGCCAGCGGGCCGGCGTCGGTGATCCAGGCCATCGCTGCGGCGAAGGTGGTGGCGGCCAACATCGACGAATACCTGGGCTACCGCCATGAGATCACCTGCGACGTGGAGATCCCTGAGCCCAACCTGGAAGACCGCCTGCCCTGCGGCCGCGTGAACATGACGGAGCGGGAGGCCTGCGAACGGATCCATGACTTTGAAGGCGTGGAGAACTGCATGACGGAGAAAGAGGCGCATCAGGAGGCGTCCAGATGCCTGCGCTGCGATCATTTCGGATACGGAATCTTTAAGGGAGGCAGGGAAAAATTATGGTAA
- a CDS encoding ATP-binding protein: MVLKGARQTGKTWLMKEFGKTCYEKYVYFNFDEEEELKSIFKTNKNPQRILELLSLIAGEKILPEKTLVIFDEIQECPEALNALKYFREKANEYHVIAAGSLLGTLLAQPKSYPVGMVNLLNIRPLTFDEFLQATDESLYQYYCTIEKGQAIETLFHDRLMDAYNCYLIIGGMPECVASWIRHRDPARVSQIQRELIEIYENDFSKHNGRINSGRILMVFRSIVAQLAKPNEKFMYGAVREGARAREFEEAIEWLVSAGMLNRVYNVSKMEHPLAAFDKLDAFKLFVFDTGLLKHMAGIDNSAILLQNDYQFKGPLTENYVLQQLCGQFEAPPRYFADRSGEIDFVLQNGTEIIPVEVKGDEDKSAPAFKRYVNEHQPAHAIRFSKRGYLKNGLITNMPLYLAGKLRSLL; the protein is encoded by the coding sequence ATGGTGCTCAAAGGCGCGCGGCAAACGGGAAAAACCTGGCTCATGAAGGAGTTCGGGAAAACCTGCTACGAAAAATATGTCTACTTCAATTTCGATGAGGAAGAGGAACTGAAATCCATTTTTAAAACCAATAAAAACCCACAGCGGATTTTGGAGCTTCTCTCCCTGATTGCCGGTGAAAAAATCCTTCCCGAAAAAACCCTTGTCATCTTCGATGAAATTCAGGAATGCCCGGAGGCCTTAAACGCGCTCAAGTATTTCAGGGAAAAAGCCAACGAATACCATGTCATTGCGGCCGGCAGCCTCCTGGGAACGCTGCTTGCCCAGCCGAAATCCTATCCTGTCGGCATGGTGAATCTTTTAAATATCCGTCCTCTAACCTTTGATGAATTTTTGCAGGCCACAGATGAAAGCCTCTATCAGTATTACTGTACCATAGAAAAAGGACAGGCGATTGAGACACTTTTCCACGACCGGCTGATGGACGCCTATAACTGCTACCTTATTATCGGCGGGATGCCGGAGTGCGTGGCTTCCTGGATCCGTCACAGGGATCCGGCCAGGGTTTCGCAGATACAGCGCGAATTGATCGAAATCTATGAAAATGATTTTTCTAAGCACAACGGGCGGATTAACAGCGGCCGCATCCTCATGGTATTCCGCAGCATTGTGGCGCAGCTTGCCAAGCCCAATGAAAAGTTTATGTACGGCGCCGTCCGTGAAGGGGCACGGGCACGGGAATTCGAGGAAGCAATCGAATGGCTGGTATCTGCCGGAATGTTAAACCGCGTCTATAATGTCTCGAAAATGGAACATCCCCTTGCAGCCTTTGATAAGCTGGATGCTTTCAAGCTTTTTGTCTTTGACACGGGGCTGCTTAAGCACATGGCAGGCATCGACAACAGCGCCATCCTCTTGCAGAATGACTATCAATTCAAAGGGCCGCTGACCGAAAACTATGTCTTGCAGCAGCTTTGCGGACAGTTTGAGGCGCCGCCTCGGTACTTCGCCGACCGCAGCGGGGAGATTGACTTCGTCTTGCAGAACGGTACGGAAATCATTCCGGTAGAGGTCAAGGGAGACGAAGACAAATCTGCACCAGCTTTTAAGCGTTACGTGAACGAGCATCAACCGGCGCACGCCATCCGTTTCTCCAAACGCGGATATCTGAAAAACGGTCTGATTACCAACATGCCGCTGTACCTTGCCGGAAAGCTTCGCAGTCTCCTGTAA
- a CDS encoding [FeFe] hydrogenase, group A, translating to MVNITIDGKKISVKENTTIMEAAAACGIPIPKLCYLKDINEIAACRVCVVEVEGKKRLITSCNNVAEEGMVIYTNSKKVRNHRRNTVQLILSQHDTRCVACPRCGNCSLQNIARDLNILEIPFKQEPEYRPWNREFPLIRNSEKCIKCMRCVQICDKVQGLGVWDVEGTGSRTTINVSGLKTIETADCSLCGQCITHCPVGALTARDDTEKVWEAIENDDMVVVAQVAPAVRAAWGEELGLSPDEAGIGKIMDALKRMGVDYVFDTVFSADLTIMEEGNEFVKRFTSGELSERPMFTSCCPGWLRFVKSQFPQLVKYLSTAKSPQQMFGAVMKTYFAEKIGVPPEKIFTVSVMPCVAKKSEREMELFYGEYAGHDIDAVITTRELVKMIRSAHISPETLTEIESDSPMHDGTGAGVIFGATGGVMEAALRSAYYIIKKENPPADAFRAVRSEGFGANEGVQEAEFQIGDITVRTAAVSGLGNTRRLLERIERGEAHYDFVEVMACPGGCVGGGGQPIHDGEELAFLRGKKLYALDAEAEIRYSHENPDIQRLYGEYFGAPMSYRSHMLLHTEHQKK from the coding sequence ATGGTAAATATTACGATTGACGGAAAGAAAATTTCGGTAAAAGAGAATACGACAATCATGGAAGCTGCCGCCGCCTGCGGGATCCCGATTCCGAAGCTCTGCTATTTGAAGGATATCAACGAGATTGCCGCCTGCCGTGTTTGTGTCGTGGAGGTGGAAGGGAAAAAAAGGCTGATTACCTCCTGCAACAACGTGGCCGAGGAAGGCATGGTGATCTACACCAACAGCAAGAAGGTCAGAAACCACAGGCGCAACACGGTGCAGCTCATCCTGTCTCAGCATGATACCCGCTGTGTCGCATGTCCGCGCTGCGGAAACTGCAGTCTCCAGAACATCGCAAGGGACTTGAACATCCTGGAAATCCCCTTTAAGCAGGAGCCGGAGTACCGGCCGTGGAACCGGGAATTCCCGTTAATCCGCAATTCGGAAAAGTGCATCAAATGCATGCGCTGCGTCCAGATCTGCGACAAGGTTCAGGGGCTCGGCGTTTGGGACGTGGAAGGAACCGGCTCCCGGACGACCATCAACGTGTCCGGCTTAAAGACCATCGAGACGGCCGACTGTTCCCTCTGCGGCCAGTGCATTACCCACTGCCCGGTGGGTGCGCTGACGGCCAGGGATGATACGGAAAAGGTCTGGGAGGCCATTGAAAACGATGACATGGTTGTCGTGGCCCAGGTGGCTCCGGCTGTCCGTGCCGCATGGGGCGAGGAGCTTGGCCTCTCGCCGGACGAAGCCGGCATCGGAAAAATCATGGACGCCTTAAAGCGCATGGGCGTGGATTATGTGTTTGATACGGTGTTCTCCGCGGATCTTACGATCATGGAGGAAGGAAACGAGTTTGTGAAACGGTTCACAAGCGGAGAGCTTTCGGAGCGGCCCATGTTCACATCCTGCTGTCCCGGCTGGCTCCGGTTCGTGAAGAGCCAGTTCCCGCAGCTCGTGAAATACCTGTCCACAGCAAAATCGCCGCAGCAGATGTTCGGCGCCGTCATGAAGACGTATTTTGCGGAGAAAATCGGCGTTCCGCCGGAGAAGATTTTCACCGTGTCCGTAATGCCCTGTGTGGCGAAAAAGAGCGAGCGTGAGATGGAGTTATTCTACGGCGAATATGCCGGCCATGACATCGACGCGGTCATCACGACAAGGGAGTTAGTGAAGATGATCCGCTCGGCGCACATAAGCCCTGAGACGTTGACAGAGATCGAGAGCGACAGCCCGATGCACGACGGAACCGGCGCCGGCGTGATCTTCGGTGCAACCGGCGGCGTCATGGAGGCGGCCCTGCGGTCGGCTTACTATATTATTAAAAAGGAAAATCCGCCGGCCGATGCGTTCCGCGCCGTAAGAAGCGAGGGATTCGGCGCCAACGAAGGCGTTCAGGAGGCGGAATTCCAGATCGGCGATATTACAGTCCGGACGGCTGCCGTCAGCGGGCTTGGAAATACGAGACGGCTCCTGGAGAGAATCGAGCGCGGCGAGGCCCACTACGACTTCGTAGAGGTTATGGCATGTCCCGGCGGCTGCGTTGGCGGCGGCGGACAGCCGATCCACGACGGTGAGGAGCTGGCGTTCTTACGCGGAAAGAAGCTTTACGCCCTCGATGCCGAGGCAGAAATCCGCTATTCCCACGAGAACCCGGATATTCAGAGGCTGTACGGAGAATATTTCGGAGCGCCCATGTCTTATCGGTCACATATGCTTTTGCATACGGAGCATCAAAAGAAATAG
- the pth gene encoding aminoacyl-tRNA hydrolase, with translation MFIIAGLGNPTREYEGTRHNAGFMVMDALADKLGTDISEKKHKALCGRGVIGGEKVILLKPQTYMNSSGESIRAAADYYKVDPEDILVVYDDISLAPGQLRIRAKGSAGGHNGIKSIIAHLGTQEFPRVKVGVGEKPPRMDLADYVLGHFSAEEKKIMEQAVKEAADAVCEIVSEGIDKAMNDHNAKKEGR, from the coding sequence ATGTTTATCATAGCAGGACTTGGGAACCCCACGAGGGAGTACGAAGGGACGCGGCACAACGCCGGTTTTATGGTCATGGATGCGCTGGCCGACAAGCTGGGGACGGATATTTCCGAGAAAAAGCACAAGGCCCTCTGCGGCCGCGGCGTCATTGGAGGCGAAAAGGTCATTCTTTTAAAGCCCCAGACATATATGAATTCCAGCGGGGAAAGTATCCGGGCGGCTGCTGATTATTATAAGGTAGATCCGGAAGACATCCTGGTGGTTTACGACGACATCAGCCTGGCGCCGGGCCAGCTCAGGATCCGCGCGAAGGGCAGCGCCGGCGGCCACAACGGCATCAAAAGCATCATCGCCCATCTCGGCACCCAGGAATTTCCGCGGGTGAAGGTGGGCGTCGGCGAGAAGCCGCCCAGAATGGATCTGGCAGACTATGTGCTCGGGCATTTTTCCGCCGAGGAGAAGAAAATCATGGAGCAGGCGGTAAAGGAAGCGGCTGACGCTGTCTGCGAGATTGTTTCCGAGGGAATCGACAAGGCCATGAACGATCACAACGCAAAAAAAGAAGGCAGATAG